A window of Eubacteriaceae bacterium ES3 contains these coding sequences:
- a CDS encoding GH3 auxin-responsive promoter family protein — protein MKFEEKLKKQRRDEIWNEYCGFLDLDLNGYMEIQNRLMEEQISLWGRSELGKQILKGKNPTSIENFRHLLPLTTYSDYAGILLQKKDEMLPEQPLLWIQTTWEGGKQPLKIAPYTKGMMDTYRNNTMACLMLSTSFEKGHFDVTANDTILYGLAPLPYATGLLPLVFNEEIGIEFLPPVKEAEKMTFSERNKKGFKLGLKKNIDYFFGLGSVTYFVSLSLSKMNRVQAGKTENRDIFKNYSFSMIGRYLIAKIRCKNENREIKPKDLFKLKGFMVAGTDNECYKDDLEDLWGVRPMEIFAGTEPTCIGTETWTRDGMYFFPDACFYEFISEREMNLSYNNPKYQPKTVLMNEVEEGEKYELVVSVFKGGAFMRYRVGDVYRCVGLKNANDQTNIPRFKYIDRVPEIIDIAGFTRITEHSIGTAIDLSGIDIKDWVAAKEYNQNSRPFLHLYVEMKAQSLVNHAISREILKEHLTVYFKYVDQDYKDLKKILGIDPLEITILKCGTFERYKKRNSSEIRRINPFTHQIRELLDTENYGQVIQVNFGRA, from the coding sequence ATGAAATTTGAGGAGAAGTTAAAAAAACAGCGTAGAGATGAGATCTGGAATGAGTATTGTGGATTTCTAGATTTAGATCTAAATGGTTATATGGAGATCCAAAATAGATTGATGGAAGAACAGATTAGTCTCTGGGGCCGATCTGAGCTGGGAAAACAGATTCTTAAAGGAAAAAATCCAACTTCAATCGAAAATTTCAGACATTTATTACCGCTGACAACATATAGTGACTATGCCGGTATACTGTTGCAAAAAAAAGACGAAATGCTACCAGAACAACCATTATTATGGATCCAGACAACTTGGGAGGGGGGCAAACAACCTCTTAAAATAGCACCGTATACAAAAGGGATGATGGATACATATCGAAATAATACTATGGCATGTCTAATGCTTTCGACAAGTTTTGAAAAAGGTCACTTCGACGTTACTGCTAATGATACTATTCTTTACGGACTCGCACCTCTACCTTATGCAACGGGGTTACTTCCTCTGGTTTTTAATGAAGAAATTGGAATCGAATTCTTACCACCTGTCAAAGAAGCGGAAAAAATGACATTCAGTGAACGAAATAAAAAAGGTTTTAAACTTGGACTTAAAAAAAATATTGATTATTTTTTTGGATTAGGGAGCGTTACTTATTTTGTAAGTTTAAGTTTATCGAAGATGAATCGTGTACAAGCTGGGAAAACAGAAAATCGAGACATCTTTAAAAATTATTCATTTTCCATGATAGGTAGATATTTAATAGCTAAAATCCGTTGCAAGAATGAAAATAGAGAAATTAAACCAAAGGATCTTTTTAAATTAAAAGGTTTTATGGTTGCCGGTACTGATAATGAATGTTATAAAGATGATCTGGAAGATTTATGGGGTGTTCGCCCAATGGAAATATTTGCTGGAACAGAACCAACTTGTATTGGTACAGAAACCTGGACTAGAGATGGTATGTACTTTTTCCCAGATGCCTGTTTTTATGAATTTATTTCTGAAAGGGAAATGAATCTTAGTTACAACAACCCTAAATATCAACCTAAGACTGTCTTAATGAATGAAGTTGAAGAAGGAGAAAAGTACGAATTAGTTGTATCTGTGTTTAAAGGCGGTGCTTTTATGCGATATCGTGTCGGTGATGTATACCGCTGTGTCGGGTTAAAAAATGCAAATGACCAGACAAATATTCCCCGTTTCAAATATATAGATAGAGTTCCAGAAATAATTGACATTGCCGGATTTACTAGGATTACTGAGCATTCAATTGGGACCGCCATTGATTTATCTGGGATTGACATTAAGGATTGGGTTGCCGCAAAAGAATATAATCAAAATTCACGGCCATTTCTGCATCTATATGTTGAAATGAAAGCGCAGTCTTTAGTTAATCATGCAATCAGTCGGGAAATCTTAAAAGAACATTTAACAGTATATTTCAAATACGTAGATCAAGACTATAAGGATTTAAAAAAAATTTTGGGAATAGACCCATTGGAAATTACAATTTTAAAATGCGGGACCTTTGAACGATATAAGAAAAGAAATAGTTCTGAAATTAGACGGATCAATCCTTTTACACATCAAATCAGAGAGCTTCTGGATACCGAAAATTATGGCCAGGTTATTCAGGTGAATTTCGGGAGGGCATGA
- a CDS encoding methyl-accepting chemotaxis protein — MNKEFLQRDNNSEGDLRAENLNKTCSSLQFGVQHIEEKIDQLMQEEIEVSDYLEDVADTYSQISNIGDMTGKINDDFKNFGSYANQINEIIDHSMEVIDHTESNVDELAENIHTTNDQLDNITNVFNRLEADFSNIRNLSNGINSIAMQSKLLAFNASIESERAGSAGMAFAVVAEEMGRLSKSTKDLVEGIDDNLMAMLKSIEDVKKEIINSKSISRASLKKVEDVKQNTSEVEGCTADIKNFSHQIIDGIESTSNRINGAAEGFGAISQVVDSFGEKIDTLNIKMSKKSSIICSVIDFLQQMENMLDEV; from the coding sequence ATGAACAAGGAATTCTTACAAAGAGATAACAACAGTGAAGGCGATCTGAGGGCTGAGAATTTAAATAAAACCTGTTCAAGTCTGCAGTTCGGCGTTCAACATATTGAAGAAAAAATCGATCAGTTGATGCAGGAGGAGATCGAGGTATCCGATTACCTTGAAGATGTTGCCGATACATATTCTCAAATTTCAAATATCGGAGATATGACTGGAAAAATCAATGACGATTTTAAAAATTTTGGGTCTTATGCCAATCAGATAAATGAGATTATTGATCATTCGATGGAAGTGATTGATCACACTGAATCTAATGTTGATGAACTGGCTGAAAATATTCATACAACAAATGATCAGCTCGATAATATAACAAATGTTTTCAATCGGCTGGAAGCTGATTTTTCAAATATCAGAAATCTATCCAATGGTATTAACAGCATTGCGATGCAATCAAAACTACTGGCGTTTAACGCTTCAATTGAATCTGAACGGGCCGGAAGTGCTGGAATGGCTTTTGCGGTTGTCGCCGAAGAAATGGGAAGGCTGTCTAAGTCCACCAAAGATCTGGTGGAGGGGATAGACGACAATTTAATGGCAATGCTTAAAAGTATTGAAGATGTTAAAAAGGAGATCATCAATTCAAAATCAATCAGTAGGGCTAGCCTAAAGAAAGTAGAAGATGTAAAACAAAACACAAGTGAAGTGGAAGGGTGTACTGCTGACATCAAAAATTTCAGTCATCAGATCATTGACGGGATTGAAAGTACCAGCAATCGGATTAATGGCGCTGCTGAAGGATTTGGGGCGATTTCTCAGGTAGTAGATTCTTTTGGTGAAAAAATAGACACACTTAATATAAAAATGAGTAAAAAATCCAGTATTATTTGCAGTGTTATAGACTTTTTGCAGCAGATGGAGAATATGCTTGATGAAGTGTAA